In one Cloacibacillus porcorum genomic region, the following are encoded:
- the infC gene encoding translation initiation factor IF-3 has translation MANTREDEPRVNSEIRSPEILLIDEQNAKRGVVSIQEALKMAEAAELDLVEVAPQAKPPVCRIMNYGKFRFQQQKRDKDARKKQKNQVVKEIKMRPKIDLHDYEFKVKAIQTFLQAGHRVKVSIFFRGREMAFLDRGREVLKKVVAAVSEFGKVEMEPRMEGSYMRIMIAPAAETPVKKPEAAAEPKPRSEGSAAAPVKAQRVKKDVLPDADQI, from the coding sequence ATAGCAAACACAAGGGAAGACGAACCCCGCGTAAATTCCGAGATAAGATCGCCGGAAATTCTCCTCATTGACGAGCAAAACGCCAAGCGCGGAGTGGTAAGTATTCAGGAAGCTCTCAAAATGGCCGAGGCCGCGGAGCTGGACCTCGTTGAGGTCGCGCCCCAGGCGAAGCCGCCCGTATGCCGTATTATGAATTACGGGAAGTTCCGCTTCCAGCAGCAAAAACGCGACAAGGACGCGCGCAAGAAACAGAAGAACCAGGTCGTCAAAGAGATCAAGATGCGTCCGAAGATAGACCTGCATGACTATGAGTTCAAGGTGAAGGCGATCCAGACCTTCCTTCAGGCGGGACACCGCGTCAAGGTTTCCATTTTCTTCCGCGGACGTGAGATGGCTTTCCTCGACAGAGGGCGCGAAGTTTTGAAAAAGGTCGTCGCCGCCGTCTCCGAGTTCGGCAAGGTGGAGATGGAGCCGCGCATGGAGGGCTCTTACATGAGGATCATGATAGCGCCCGCCGCCGAGACCCCGGTGAAGAAACCGGAGGCCGCAGCGGAGCCCAAGCCCCGGAGCGAGGGGAGCGCCGCGGCGCCGGTGAAGGCGCAGAGGGTCAAGAAGGACGTTCTGCCTGACGCCGACCAGATATAA
- the rpmI gene encoding 50S ribosomal protein L35 gives MPKMKTHSATKKRFKITGSGKVSFKKSGRGHLLSSKNSKRLRTLRKKGILPTGVEAHVKKMLPYA, from the coding sequence ATGCCTAAGATGAAAACACATTCCGCAACGAAAAAGCGCTTTAAGATAACCGGTTCGGGCAAGGTGAGCTTCAAGAAGAGCGGCCGCGGACATCTTCTTTCTTCAAAGAACTCAAAGCGTCTCCGCACGCTGAGGAAGAAGGGGATTCTCCCGACAGGGGTAGAGGCGCACGTAAAGAAGATGCTCCCCTACGCGTAA
- the rplT gene encoding 50S ribosomal protein L20, translating into MRVKGSSASRNKQKKLYSITKGFWGRKKNVYRRAREAYLHALTSAFAGRKLKKRDFRKLWIVRINAAARVNGIAYSALINGLKRANITINRKMLADLAVNDAPAFAQLVEKARAAL; encoded by the coding sequence ATGCGAGTAAAGGGATCAAGCGCCAGCCGCAATAAGCAGAAAAAACTATACAGCATCACGAAGGGTTTTTGGGGCCGCAAGAAGAATGTCTACCGCCGCGCCCGCGAAGCCTACCTGCACGCGCTTACGAGCGCCTTCGCAGGCCGCAAGCTCAAGAAGCGTGACTTCCGCAAGCTGTGGATAGTCCGTATCAACGCCGCCGCCCGCGTGAACGGCATCGCCTACAGCGCGCTCATCAACGGCCTCAAGAGAGCGAACATCACGATAAACCGCAAGATGCTCGCCGACCTCGCCGTCAATGACGCGCCCGCCTTCGCACAGCTTGTTGAAAAGGCGCGCGCGGCTCTGTAA